A window of the Alnus glutinosa chromosome 4, dhAlnGlut1.1, whole genome shotgun sequence genome harbors these coding sequences:
- the LOC133867147 gene encoding transcription repressor KAN1-like → MSVSHQDGVGASDFSNGFMRLRLKRNMRAPRMRWTTTLHARFIDAAELLGGHERATPKSVLGLMDVKDLTLSHVKSHLQMYRTVKMINTDKPAAYSDGFGDKLDFLNTTPAMSSWGRIPLSKL, encoded by the exons ATGTCTGTTTCACATCAAGATGGGGTTGGGGCCTCGGATTTCTCAAATGGGTTCATGAGATTAAGGTTGAAGAGGAACATGAGGGCACCAAGAATGCGTTGGACAACTACTCTTCATGCCCGTTTTATCGATGCTGCTGAGCTCCTTGGTGGCCATGAAA GGGCTACTCCAAAGTCAGTTTTAGGGCTAATGGACGTCAAAGATCTAACACTTTCTCATGTCAAGAGCCATTTACAG ATGTATCGAACTGTTAAGATGATCAACACTGACAAACCTGCAGCTTACTCAG ATGGATTTGGAGATAAATTAGATTTCTTGAACACAACACCAGCTATGTCCAG TTGGGGTCGTATTCCACTATCTAAACTTTAA